The following proteins are co-located in the Gloeocapsa sp. PCC 7428 genome:
- a CDS encoding NAD(P)H-quinone oxidoreductase subunit M, with the protein MEDQLLKSTTRHIRIFSAEVDKDGELVPSNQVLTLDVDPDNEFNWNEDALQQVYRKFDELVESYTGADLTDYNLRRIGSDLEHFVRHLLQTGQISYNLRGRVVNYSMGIPQVAAEESKN; encoded by the coding sequence ATGGAAGATCAGCTTCTTAAGTCCACAACTCGCCATATACGCATCTTTTCTGCTGAAGTTGATAAAGATGGTGAGTTAGTTCCTAGCAACCAAGTCTTGACGCTGGATGTAGACCCAGACAACGAATTCAACTGGAATGAAGATGCTCTCCAGCAGGTGTATCGCAAGTTTGATGAATTAGTAGAATCTTATACTGGTGCAGATTTAACGGATTACAATCTCCGCCGGATTGGGTCAGATTTAGAGCATTTTGTACGTCATCTCTTACAAACTGGTCAAATCAGCTACAACCTGCGCGGACGCGTCGTTAACTACAGTATGGGTATTCCTCAAGTTGCAGCTGAAGAAAGTAAAAATTAG
- a CDS encoding HNH endonuclease, which yields MIASQVLEQSVVVFSKNYLPISKINVRRAIQLLIAGKAEALDLTQESWLVRSPSIVLVVPAYIRLTVASVERIWKVPPVNRREVLRRDNYTCQYCGSHKHLTLDHVIPVSRGGLHTWDNVVTACERCNQRKSDRTPIEASMPLHTKPKAPMHPTVAFAEQFWRAEPFPPEIGGTSKHNAETNIS from the coding sequence ATGATCGCAAGCCAAGTGTTAGAGCAATCGGTAGTCGTATTTTCCAAAAATTACCTGCCGATCAGTAAAATCAATGTACGACGAGCTATTCAACTATTGATTGCAGGTAAAGCAGAAGCACTCGATTTGACGCAGGAAAGTTGGTTAGTGCGATCGCCGAGTATCGTACTTGTGGTTCCAGCATACATCCGGTTAACGGTGGCGAGTGTCGAACGCATCTGGAAGGTTCCACCAGTCAATCGACGCGAAGTGTTGCGGCGCGATAACTATACTTGTCAATACTGTGGTAGCCATAAACACCTGACACTCGATCATGTCATTCCCGTGTCGAGAGGTGGCTTGCACACTTGGGATAACGTTGTCACAGCTTGCGAACGGTGTAACCAACGCAAAAGCGATCGCACTCCTATTGAAGCAAGTATGCCCTTACACACCAAACCAAAAGCCCCAATGCATCCCACAGTGGCTTTTGCCGAGCAATTTTGGCGAGCCGAGCCATTTCCACCTGAAATAGGAGGAACTTCAAAGCACAATGCTGAAACTAACATATCTTAA
- a CDS encoding 3-isopropylmalate dehydratase small subunit, with translation MNKVIQGKIFVVDDNIDTDQIIPAEYLTLVPSKPDEYEKLGSYALVGLPDRYGKFIAPGQMKTTYPIIVAGENFGCGSSREHAPIALGASGVEAVVAQSYARIFFRNCAATGELYPWESVERLCDEFQTGQEVTIDFDRNQIVNHSLNKVYALKPLGEVEPVIDAGGIFAYARQTGMISR, from the coding sequence ATGAATAAAGTGATTCAAGGTAAAATTTTTGTTGTAGATGACAACATCGACACCGACCAGATTATTCCTGCGGAGTATTTGACGCTAGTTCCTTCAAAGCCTGATGAGTACGAGAAGCTAGGAAGCTATGCTTTAGTGGGATTACCGGATAGGTATGGTAAATTTATTGCTCCAGGACAGATGAAAACAACCTATCCAATCATTGTGGCGGGAGAAAACTTTGGCTGTGGATCTTCGCGCGAACACGCGCCGATCGCTTTAGGCGCATCAGGCGTAGAAGCGGTTGTCGCCCAGTCTTATGCACGGATCTTTTTCCGTAACTGCGCTGCGACAGGCGAACTTTATCCGTGGGAATCCGTGGAACGCTTATGCGATGAGTTTCAAACAGGACAAGAGGTAACGATTGATTTTGACCGAAACCAGATTGTGAATCATTCTTTGAATAAAGTTTATGCGCTCAAGCCTTTAGGTGAGGTAGAACCTGTGATTGACGCTGGCGGGATTTTCGCGTATGCGCGTCAAACAGGGATGATTTCGCGTTAA
- a CDS encoding alr0857 family protein has product MLKLTYLNNGFDLEHLTQPLEEWVALRVILALRVGQPISVEPSTASFLLPVDLPGLDSLVVEAQRLGGDVMTLCACDAEFIEISLHGTWLAFDSKTEEGIFVTNLYYVVEFLLFKLWQEAQIGATVVGE; this is encoded by the coding sequence ATGCTGAAACTAACATATCTTAATAATGGCTTCGATTTAGAGCATCTAACACAACCGTTAGAAGAATGGGTTGCCCTCCGAGTCATTTTGGCACTGCGCGTAGGTCAGCCTATCAGTGTCGAACCTAGCACGGCTTCATTTTTATTACCCGTTGATTTACCAGGGTTAGATTCGCTTGTGGTTGAAGCGCAACGCTTAGGCGGGGATGTTATGACGCTGTGTGCTTGTGATGCAGAGTTTATTGAAATCTCGCTCCACGGAACTTGGCTTGCATTTGATAGCAAAACTGAAGAAGGTATCTTTGTCACTAATCTGTATTATGTCGTTGAGTTTTTACTGTTTAAGCTTTGGCAAGAAGCCCAAATAGGTGCAACGGTAGTTGGCGAGTAA
- a CDS encoding Npun_R1517 family heterocyst differentiation transcriptional regulator, translating to MKSDAIPPQSNKAEVSVYECNIQLKFRLIEEKCALRNRDDLLELLIEAFANGADEYMEPLHAHVDAQEISELEASPQMRRQLMRLRNSLDLA from the coding sequence ATGAAATCTGACGCAATCCCACCCCAATCAAACAAAGCCGAAGTCAGCGTTTATGAGTGTAACATTCAACTTAAGTTTCGACTCATTGAAGAGAAATGTGCTTTACGCAATCGCGATGACTTACTAGAGTTGCTGATCGAGGCGTTTGCTAACGGGGCTGACGAGTATATGGAACCCTTACACGCGCACGTAGACGCACAGGAGATTTCTGAGCTAGAAGCCTCGCCTCAAATGCGCCGTCAACTGATGCGGTTGCGGAATTCATTGGATTTAGCCTAA
- a CDS encoding GAF domain-containing sensor histidine kinase: MQHQQESARLGYQINQIILNACDDERRLQEIAQILGEAFQVDWCTIVITSKQQNTAQSVGHWCSNSDITVPLQPLLLSLQQLALAYAESQNFVFDNVQATSDQNLTVQLPIEVGSILGIPLRYDGKISGVVSFIRAQPYCWSEEEIESALAVATSVAIAIAQITQNRLIASLQQQVETSAQYQTLINQITMASRSSLDLNQIFQLALSRTAQALKVERGCIITLKYTDPRFKVRQQKKIPKATATVACEWQCSNSETANYLSNIQFPISESWLCQQALLNFPQPIIINSQEDSSKLNFTQETNPIFDFQAWPALAMLPLENQGTVLGFMVLQHSCAHPWQGDELALLELVGTQVSTAIIQSQTLRQVQSLVDERTAQLQRSLEVQAKLYEKTRQQIDQLRQLNQLKDEFVSTMNHELRTPLTSMSLAIRMLRQPGISPERQAKYLDILEQQCSQEINLINDLLKLQELESHKALLNVESVNLTAQLKNIARSFEDKWTEKGLTFTVNVPKTPLMLQTDAESLHRIVQELLTNAGKYSEPNSKVDIQARHQNNQIVLQITNRGSGISTEDVAHIFDKFRRGQGVTQQAIQGTGLGLALVKCLVQHINGAIAVSSTASDGSSEVCFTLTLPLTFDQAQT; this comes from the coding sequence ATGCAGCACCAGCAAGAATCCGCCCGTCTAGGATATCAAATCAATCAAATTATCTTAAATGCTTGTGACGACGAAAGACGGCTACAAGAAATAGCACAGATCCTCGGAGAAGCTTTCCAAGTAGACTGGTGTACGATTGTCATAACATCAAAGCAGCAAAACACTGCTCAATCTGTAGGTCATTGGTGTTCTAATAGCGACATCACAGTTCCCCTACAACCACTTTTGCTTTCGCTACAACAACTTGCACTCGCATACGCAGAGTCTCAGAACTTTGTATTTGATAACGTGCAGGCAACTTCCGATCAGAATCTAACAGTACAGTTGCCAATAGAAGTAGGCTCTATTTTGGGTATCCCGCTTCGGTACGATGGAAAAATTAGCGGAGTTGTCAGTTTTATACGCGCACAGCCCTATTGTTGGAGTGAGGAAGAAATAGAAAGTGCTTTGGCTGTGGCGACATCAGTAGCGATCGCCATTGCTCAAATTACCCAAAATCGGTTGATCGCTTCTTTACAGCAGCAAGTCGAAACTTCAGCGCAGTATCAAACATTGATCAACCAGATAACAATGGCTAGCCGTAGTTCTTTAGACTTAAATCAAATTTTTCAGCTAGCACTCTCGCGTACAGCACAAGCACTTAAAGTCGAGCGCGGTTGCATCATAACGTTAAAATATACCGATCCTCGCTTCAAAGTCCGCCAGCAGAAAAAAATACCTAAAGCTACAGCTACAGTTGCTTGCGAATGGCAATGTTCTAACTCAGAAACTGCTAATTATCTTTCTAATATCCAATTCCCAATATCTGAAAGTTGGTTATGCCAGCAAGCGCTACTCAACTTTCCCCAACCTATTATTATTAATAGTCAAGAAGATTCATCTAAACTTAACTTCACGCAAGAAACTAACCCTATCTTTGATTTTCAGGCTTGGCCCGCTTTAGCCATGCTGCCTCTGGAAAATCAAGGTACAGTGTTGGGGTTTATGGTACTACAGCATTCTTGCGCTCACCCTTGGCAAGGAGATGAGCTAGCTTTACTCGAACTCGTCGGTACTCAAGTCAGTACGGCGATTATTCAAAGTCAGACTTTGCGACAAGTCCAATCGCTAGTAGATGAGCGCACAGCACAACTACAGCGCAGCCTAGAAGTCCAAGCTAAACTCTACGAAAAAACTCGTCAGCAAATTGATCAGTTGCGACAACTCAATCAGTTAAAAGACGAATTCGTCAGTACGATGAATCACGAATTGCGGACGCCACTGACAAGCATGAGCCTCGCAATTCGGATGCTCCGTCAACCAGGAATATCCCCAGAGCGACAAGCTAAGTATTTAGATATTCTAGAGCAACAGTGTTCGCAAGAGATCAATCTGATTAACGATCTGCTGAAGCTTCAAGAACTCGAATCGCATAAAGCACTTTTAAATGTAGAATCTGTAAATCTCACTGCGCAACTGAAGAATATTGCTCGTTCGTTTGAAGACAAATGGACAGAAAAAGGACTGACTTTTACAGTCAATGTGCCAAAAACGCCTTTAATGTTACAAACGGATGCAGAAAGCTTGCATCGTATTGTGCAAGAACTTTTGACGAATGCTGGTAAATATTCTGAACCCAACTCTAAAGTTGACATTCAAGCACGGCATCAAAATAATCAAATTGTCCTGCAAATTACCAACCGTGGTTCTGGAATCTCAACCGAAGACGTCGCGCATATCTTTGATAAATTTCGTCGCGGTCAAGGTGTGACTCAACAAGCGATTCAAGGCACTGGTTTGGGTTTGGCTTTGGTAAAGTGTTTGGTACAACATATTAATGGTGCGATCGCCGTTTCTAGTACTGCAAGTGATGGCAGTAGTGAAGTTTGCTTTACGCTTACGCTACCCTTAACTTTTGACCAAGCTCAAACTTAG
- a CDS encoding SRPBCC family protein, producing the protein MTQDYNPNLEVDLSNTAATALLQTVEVQTERLAERYRRISARIHIPHAIEQVWQVLTDYETLADFIPNLARSQRLEHPKGGIRLEQVGTQRLLNFNFSARVILDLEEKFPQKIDFQMIEGDFKDFSGSWCLEPCFLAERAGTNLEYIVCVLPKRTMPVSIIERRLSKDMQTNLVAIRQRVTEVFS; encoded by the coding sequence GTGACTCAAGACTACAACCCTAACCTAGAAGTAGACTTATCCAATACCGCTGCAACAGCGCTGTTACAGACGGTAGAAGTGCAAACTGAGCGCTTAGCTGAGCGCTATCGTCGTATTTCTGCACGCATCCACATCCCACACGCAATCGAGCAAGTGTGGCAAGTCCTCACTGATTATGAGACATTAGCCGACTTTATCCCGAACCTTGCTCGCAGTCAGCGCCTTGAACACCCTAAAGGTGGTATCCGTCTAGAACAAGTTGGCACCCAGCGTTTGCTGAATTTCAATTTCTCCGCCCGCGTCATCCTCGACTTAGAAGAGAAGTTTCCACAAAAAATTGATTTTCAAATGATTGAAGGTGACTTTAAAGATTTTTCTGGTAGCTGGTGCTTAGAGCCGTGTTTTTTAGCTGAGCGCGCCGGAACAAACCTAGAATACATCGTTTGTGTTTTACCAAAGCGCACTATGCCCGTCTCAATTATTGAGCGCCGCCTTAGTAAAGATATGCAAACAAACTTAGTTGCTATTCGCCAACGAGTCACGGAAGTCTTTAGCTAG